In Vagococcus hydrophili, one DNA window encodes the following:
- a CDS encoding ATP-binding protein produces MENRMDEKRFRELLAQNESEVLEYKGNNSDPEKIGKYISALANSAAMLSKQFAYMIWGVSDEKEVIGTNFYPESEKKGGEPLISWLERMIDPRLFIDFKNLTIDGKHIVALSIHMTAGRPVAFRGSRYIRSGSSLKNLGEYPEKERELWRSFDAKTFEREFAKTSCSQEEIFKLLDIQTYIDMLNYSNISSTEEILLKMEEDLIIEKSSDCYNITNLGAYTFAKDLKMFEELRTHAVRVIRYKGVNKLSALSDTTASKGVVVGFEGLLSYVRQYLPVQEEEYEESGRKVQKTDYPSLAIRELVANQIVHQDFSVRGSNPMIEIYDNRVEIINPGAPINDANRLLDLPPISRNEELANLFKKMHLVESRGSGIDKVVIILETENLPAPTIEAKENNTIVTLYQRKLISDMNDRERINAIYYHASRLYLENSFMTNKSVRERFGLTPKQSGMASKVITLSVKSGIVKPYDENAGNKFMQYIPFWADSYNEQ; encoded by the coding sequence TTGGAAAATAGGATGGATGAAAAAAGATTCCGAGAATTGTTAGCACAAAATGAATCGGAAGTTTTAGAATATAAAGGAAATAATAGCGATCCAGAAAAAATTGGCAAGTATATATCTGCCTTAGCAAATTCAGCAGCAATGTTAAGTAAACAATTTGCCTATATGATTTGGGGAGTATCAGATGAAAAAGAAGTCATAGGGACAAATTTTTATCCAGAATCGGAAAAAAAAGGTGGGGAACCTTTGATTTCATGGTTGGAAAGAATGATAGATCCTAGACTATTCATTGATTTTAAGAATTTAACTATTGATGGCAAACATATTGTAGCTTTAAGTATCCACATGACTGCAGGAAGACCAGTTGCATTTCGTGGTTCTAGATATATCAGAAGTGGATCATCATTAAAAAACTTAGGAGAGTATCCTGAAAAAGAACGAGAACTTTGGCGTTCTTTCGATGCAAAAACATTTGAACGAGAATTTGCCAAAACTTCTTGCTCACAAGAGGAAATTTTTAAGCTTTTGGATATACAAACATACATAGATATGTTGAACTATTCTAATATAAGTAGTACAGAGGAAATTCTCCTGAAAATGGAGGAAGATTTAATTATTGAAAAATCGAGTGATTGTTATAATATTACAAATTTAGGTGCTTATACTTTTGCGAAAGATTTAAAAATGTTTGAGGAATTAAGAACTCATGCTGTACGAGTTATTCGCTATAAAGGAGTAAATAAACTGTCGGCTTTATCAGATACTACAGCATCAAAAGGAGTTGTTGTTGGATTTGAAGGGCTACTTTCATATGTTAGACAATATTTACCAGTTCAAGAAGAGGAATATGAGGAGAGCGGAAGAAAGGTTCAAAAGACAGATTATCCTTCATTGGCTATTCGTGAATTGGTAGCAAATCAGATTGTTCACCAAGATTTTTCAGTTCGTGGTAGTAATCCTATGATTGAAATTTATGATAATCGGGTTGAAATTATTAATCCTGGAGCACCAATTAATGATGCTAATCGTTTATTAGATTTACCACCGATATCAAGAAATGAAGAATTAGCTAATTTATTTAAAAAAATGCATTTAGTTGAATCTAGGGGAAGTGGTATAGATAAGGTAGTAATTATTTTGGAAACAGAAAATTTACCTGCACCAACGATTGAAGCTAAAGAAAATAACACAATAGTTACACTTTATCAGCGAAAGTTAATTTCAGATATGAATGATCGTGAGCGAATTAATGCAATCTACTACCATGCTAGTAGACTATACTTAGAAAATTCTTTTATGACGAATAAGTCAGTGCGAGAACGCTTTGGATTAACACCAAAGCAATCAGGTATGGCTAGTAAAGTTATCACATTATCTGTCAAAAGTGGTATTGTAAAACCTTATGATGAGAATGCTGGTAATAAGTTTATGCAATACATACCATTTTGGGCTGATAGTTATAATGAACAATAA
- the celB gene encoding PTS cellobiose transporter subunit IIC, producing MFNFLQKYLMGPMSKIAQLKIVRAVMAAGMASIPFTIVGSMFLVLNILPLPFPALEGFFNATFFKVSDLYMIVNTMTMGILSIYFAIVFAYELTSIERDEQEVAVNPLTGALLAVFAFFMCIPELVLSDGKISLISSITDTETVVNGIRMGGFVERLGTSGIFTGIIMSYIAVELYVLCVKRKWVIKMPDVVPPGVSRSFTALIPTFVIAFVVMIINGTLVALGTDIFKIISIPFGFVTNLTNTWLGVMVIYFLIHALWIVGIHGANIITSFLTPIVLANMAANANGASIPLAGEFNNSYVTVGGSGATLGLIIFIAFLAKSDQLKVLGKASLVPGIFNINEPIIFGMPIVYNPYLAVPFFLAPMASASLAYFAIKLEIVKPMLAQMPWPSPVGIGAFVGSGGDWKAAVLAVLCAILAFFIWLPFIKFYDNKLLKEEQEKAAEMAV from the coding sequence ATGTTTAACTTTTTACAAAAATATTTAATGGGACCAATGAGTAAAATTGCCCAGTTAAAAATAGTTAGAGCTGTTATGGCAGCCGGTATGGCGTCTATTCCATTTACCATTGTTGGTTCCATGTTCTTAGTTTTAAATATTTTACCTTTACCATTTCCAGCTCTTGAAGGTTTTTTCAATGCCACATTCTTTAAAGTTAGCGATTTATACATGATTGTTAACACCATGACTATGGGAATTTTATCGATTTATTTTGCTATTGTTTTTGCTTATGAATTAACTTCTATTGAAAGAGATGAACAAGAAGTGGCAGTCAATCCACTAACTGGTGCCCTACTTGCTGTTTTTGCCTTCTTTATGTGTATTCCAGAGCTTGTTTTATCTGACGGTAAAATTTCTCTAATCTCAAGTATCACTGACACAGAAACAGTGGTTAACGGGATTCGAATGGGTGGATTTGTAGAACGTTTAGGAACATCAGGAATCTTCACTGGTATTATCATGTCTTATATTGCCGTTGAACTTTACGTTTTATGTGTTAAGAGAAAATGGGTCATTAAAATGCCCGACGTTGTGCCACCAGGTGTTTCTCGTTCATTTACAGCCTTAATTCCAACTTTTGTCATTGCTTTTGTGGTGATGATCATCAATGGAACTTTAGTTGCTTTAGGAACAGATATTTTCAAAATCATCTCTATTCCTTTTGGCTTCGTTACTAATTTAACTAACACATGGTTAGGTGTTATGGTGATTTACTTCTTAATTCACGCCCTTTGGATTGTTGGGATTCATGGTGCTAATATCATTACTTCATTCTTAACACCGATTGTTTTAGCTAATATGGCAGCAAATGCGAATGGTGCTTCAATTCCACTTGCTGGTGAATTTAATAACTCTTACGTAACAGTTGGTGGATCTGGTGCCACACTTGGCTTAATCATCTTTATCGCCTTTTTGGCAAAATCAGATCAACTCAAAGTATTAGGAAAAGCTTCATTAGTTCCTGGTATTTTCAATATTAATGAACCGATTATCTTCGGTATGCCAATTGTTTATAACCCTTACTTAGCAGTACCTTTCTTCTTAGCACCAATGGCATCTGCTTCACTTGCTTATTTTGCTATTAAGTTAGAAATTGTTAAACCAATGCTCGCTCAAATGCCTTGGCCTTCCCCAGTTGGAATTGGTGCCTTCGTTGGTAGTGGTGGCGACTGGAAAGCAGCAGTTTTAGCAGTGCTATGTGCGATTCTAGCCTTCTTTATCTGGTTACCATTTATTAAGTTTTATGATAATAAGTTGCTGAAAGAAGAACAAGAAAAGGCTGCTGAGATGGCGGTTTAG
- a CDS encoding PTS cellobiose transporter subunit IIA — protein MEEITTSEELQVTAFEIILNSGNARTLIHEAFAAMRLKDFETADQKLTEANDSILIAHQSQTKLLKEYAGGKKIEMEIIMVHAQDHLMTTMTLLEVAKEMEFLYQDRH, from the coding sequence ATGGAAGAAATAACCACAAGTGAAGAACTGCAAGTCACAGCATTTGAAATTATACTAAACAGTGGCAATGCCCGGACACTAATTCATGAGGCTTTTGCTGCTATGAGATTAAAAGACTTTGAAACAGCAGACCAAAAACTAACCGAAGCTAACGACAGCATTCTAATCGCTCATCAATCCCAAACTAAATTATTAAAAGAATATGCTGGTGGGAAAAAAATTGAGATGGAAATCATCATGGTTCATGCACAAGATCATCTTATGACAACCATGACTTTATTAGAAGTCGCAAAAGAGATGGAATTTTTATACCAAGATCGACATTAA
- a CDS encoding BglG family transcription antiterminator, which produces MNQKEQHLIKYLLENQEAYITSQELAEELSLSDRTIRTYINQLKPTLVSHGARIHSKTGHGYQLEITHRGTFDLFLKQQEVGSIIRGDSPQVMEIEDRQNYILNKLLLEDAVLTFEGLSERLFISQSSVTKDVNEIRERLKDYHLIIQTKPGTGFWVEGLEQEKRHFIMDNFFGKNYRNPLKEQISSSNLFEDISFEELTIIILDEAREERLKLSDIIIQNLVLHLSLAIKRIREGFELKHSGIVVDETSQKEHKVATKIMNRVEANLDIQFPKEEVGYLTLHLMAKSNQTSSHKNEKVHQALIQMIQELSLDIGINLMDDYQLYNGLLEHIKPMLVRLDKNISLKNPLKEDIKKNYSEAFDLTKKHMQSMKIFEVYAINEDEWAYLSLHVMAAIEKNRNTRKLQVLIICATGYGSAQLLRNRVNNEFSNSLNVVDVLGYYELNEDSLANIDLIISSINLSSVLFKVPVVHVSVFLNTQDIEKIKKETKIIDIKSSLKEKNSTTLINEKGTHYINEHLLEDHFKVYTQPITKKQVLLDLLEQLNEEKDPDYIHQMTIQMKQRENMGQTIFSDSIVVPHPAKPIGITTKMAVGIIPEGMTWEQNERIQFVFLISPSYIENEGITYLTKTIVKLVDDLNTQQAILDNPNFNNFQTEFLKIANQQEVD; this is translated from the coding sequence ATGAATCAAAAGGAACAACATCTTATCAAATACTTATTGGAAAACCAAGAGGCGTATATCACAAGTCAAGAACTCGCTGAAGAATTATCTCTATCTGATCGAACCATTCGAACCTATATCAATCAATTAAAACCAACACTTGTAAGTCATGGTGCGCGGATTCATTCAAAAACAGGTCATGGTTATCAGTTGGAAATAACTCACCGGGGAACCTTTGATTTATTTCTAAAACAACAAGAAGTCGGCTCTATTATTCGAGGCGATAGCCCTCAAGTCATGGAAATTGAAGACCGACAAAATTATATTCTAAATAAATTACTACTTGAAGATGCCGTTTTAACTTTTGAAGGATTGTCAGAACGGCTCTTCATTAGTCAATCTAGTGTCACAAAAGACGTCAATGAAATTCGAGAACGCCTAAAAGATTACCATCTCATTATTCAAACAAAACCAGGTACTGGCTTTTGGGTTGAAGGGCTTGAACAAGAAAAAAGACATTTCATTATGGATAATTTTTTTGGTAAAAACTATCGGAATCCACTCAAAGAACAGATAAGTAGTAGCAATTTATTTGAGGATATTTCTTTTGAAGAACTCACTATCATCATTCTAGATGAAGCCAGAGAGGAACGATTGAAACTCTCAGATATTATCATTCAAAATCTTGTGCTCCACCTCTCTCTTGCGATTAAACGAATTAGGGAAGGGTTTGAACTCAAACATTCAGGGATTGTTGTTGATGAAACCAGTCAAAAAGAACATAAAGTCGCAACCAAAATTATGAACCGAGTCGAAGCCAACTTAGACATTCAATTCCCAAAAGAAGAAGTTGGCTATCTCACGCTCCATTTAATGGCAAAATCCAATCAAACATCTAGCCACAAGAATGAAAAAGTTCATCAAGCACTCATCCAAATGATTCAAGAATTATCTTTAGACATTGGTATTAATTTAATGGATGACTATCAGCTTTATAACGGACTATTGGAACATATCAAACCAATGCTCGTCCGCTTAGATAAAAATATCAGCTTAAAAAATCCGTTAAAAGAAGACATCAAAAAAAATTATTCAGAGGCTTTTGATTTAACTAAAAAGCATATGCAATCAATGAAAATCTTCGAAGTATACGCGATTAATGAGGACGAATGGGCCTATCTATCACTCCATGTGATGGCTGCCATTGAAAAAAATAGAAATACTAGAAAATTACAGGTACTCATCATTTGTGCGACTGGTTACGGAAGTGCTCAACTTTTACGGAATCGCGTCAACAATGAATTTAGTAACAGTCTCAATGTTGTGGATGTTTTAGGATATTACGAACTCAATGAAGATAGTTTGGCAAATATTGATTTAATTATCTCTTCAATCAACCTATCTTCTGTCTTATTCAAAGTTCCAGTCGTCCATGTTAGCGTCTTTTTAAACACTCAAGACATTGAAAAAATCAAAAAAGAAACAAAGATAATCGATATTAAGTCATCACTCAAAGAAAAAAATTCAACGACTTTAATCAACGAAAAAGGAACTCATTACATCAATGAACATCTTTTAGAAGATCATTTTAAAGTCTATACACAACCGATTACAAAAAAACAGGTATTACTGGATTTATTAGAACAATTGAATGAGGAAAAAGATCCTGATTATATTCACCAAATGACGATTCAAATGAAACAACGGGAAAATATGGGACAAACAATTTTTAGTGATAGCATCGTTGTTCCTCATCCAGCCAAACCCATAGGCATTACAACAAAAATGGCTGTTGGAATTATTCCAGAAGGGATGACTTGGGAACAAAACGAACGTATCCAGTTTGTTTTTCTGATTTCTCCCTCATATATCGAAAACGAAGGAATTACTTATTTAACCAAAACCATCGTTAAACTTGTCGATGATTTAAACACACAACAAGCTATTTTAGATAATCCCAATTTCAATAACTTTCAAACTGAGTTTCTAAAAATAGCGAACCAACAGGAGGTAGATTAA
- a CDS encoding PTS cellobiose transporter subunit IIB has protein sequence MKKALIICAAGMSSSMMASKTTTYFKDKGLEIEVDAVSATEGDNMIKTSDFDLFLISPQTTMFFDKFKKLGDAVNKPVVGIPFQAYVPIPTGIQKMAELIEESL, from the coding sequence ATGAAAAAAGCATTAATTATTTGCGCCGCAGGAATGTCATCTTCAATGATGGCTTCAAAAACAACGACTTACTTTAAGGATAAAGGACTTGAGATTGAAGTCGATGCCGTTTCAGCAACAGAAGGTGATAACATGATCAAAACCAGTGATTTTGATTTATTTTTAATCAGCCCTCAAACAACGATGTTTTTCGATAAGTTTAAAAAATTAGGTGATGCTGTCAATAAACCTGTAGTCGGCATTCCTTTCCAAGCCTACGTGCCAATTCCAACTGGCATTCAAAAAATGGCCGAACTTATCGAAGAAAGTCTGTAG
- a CDS encoding 6-phospho-beta-glucosidase, which produces MTDKLPNNFLWGGAVAAHQLEGAWNVDGKGLSVADVMTVGSTTSYRSITEGVLDSEYYPNHEAIDFYHHYKEDIKLFAEMGFKCFRTSIAWTRIFPKGDEQKPNEAGLQFYDDLFDECLKHNIEPIVTLSHFEMPYHLVTEYGGFRNRKLIDFFVKFAETCFTRYQSKVKYWMTFNEINNQANFNEDFAPFTNSGIFYQSGENREAIMYQAAHYELVASAKAVQIGKAINPDFEIGCMMAMSPVYPESCQPENNLMALKIMEKRYYFADVHCFGSYPNHILNYWKRNKIALDITDEDLADLKKGTVDYIGLSYYMSHATKHRSENSFYDYDETKDLIKNEFVERSDWGWQIDPVGLRYILNWLTDVYRLPLFIVENGFGAYDKMEADGTVHDTYRINYLKAHIEQMRLAVIEDGVDLIGYTPWGCIDLVSAGTGEMEKRYGFIFVDKDNQGQGTLERSRKDSFYWYQQVIQSNGEQL; this is translated from the coding sequence ATGACTGATAAATTACCAAACAATTTTTTATGGGGTGGTGCTGTGGCGGCTCATCAACTAGAGGGTGCTTGGAATGTTGATGGAAAAGGTCTCAGTGTGGCAGATGTTATGACTGTTGGTAGTACCACTAGTTACCGATCTATTACAGAAGGTGTTCTAGATTCCGAGTATTATCCTAATCATGAAGCCATTGATTTTTACCATCACTATAAAGAAGATATCAAATTATTTGCTGAAATGGGCTTCAAATGTTTTAGGACTTCCATTGCTTGGACACGAATTTTTCCTAAAGGAGATGAACAGAAACCAAATGAAGCTGGTTTACAATTTTATGATGACTTATTCGATGAGTGTCTAAAACATAATATCGAACCCATTGTCACCTTATCTCATTTTGAAATGCCTTATCATCTCGTGACAGAATATGGTGGTTTCAGAAATCGAAAACTCATCGATTTCTTTGTTAAGTTTGCTGAAACGTGTTTCACACGCTATCAATCAAAAGTTAAATATTGGATGACGTTTAATGAAATTAACAATCAGGCTAACTTCAATGAAGATTTTGCACCCTTTACAAATTCAGGTATTTTTTATCAATCAGGAGAAAACCGCGAAGCCATCATGTATCAAGCCGCTCATTATGAATTAGTTGCCAGTGCCAAAGCCGTTCAAATCGGAAAAGCAATTAATCCTGATTTTGAAATTGGTTGTATGATGGCAATGTCCCCTGTTTATCCTGAAAGTTGTCAGCCTGAAAATAATTTAATGGCATTAAAAATTATGGAAAAACGTTATTATTTTGCAGATGTTCATTGTTTTGGAAGCTACCCAAATCATATTCTCAATTACTGGAAGAGAAATAAGATTGCTTTAGATATCACAGACGAAGACTTGGCAGATCTAAAAAAAGGAACAGTTGATTACATCGGTCTTAGTTACTATATGTCCCATGCCACGAAACACCGCTCTGAAAATTCATTTTATGATTACGATGAAACAAAAGATTTGATTAAAAATGAGTTTGTGGAAAGATCAGATTGGGGTTGGCAAATCGATCCAGTCGGTCTTAGATATATTTTAAATTGGTTGACTGACGTTTACCGCTTGCCACTCTTCATTGTTGAAAATGGTTTTGGTGCCTATGACAAAATGGAGGCTGATGGTACTGTTCATGACACTTATCGTATCAATTATCTAAAAGCTCATATCGAGCAAATGCGCCTAGCAGTGATTGAAGATGGCGTTGATTTAATAGGCTACACACCTTGGGGTTGTATTGACTTAGTCTCAGCAGGAACAGGAGAAATGGAAAAACGCTATGGTTTCATTTTTGTTGATAAAGACAATCAAGGACAAGGAACATTAGAACGTAGTAGAAAAGACTCATTTTATTGGTATCAACAAGTCATTCAAAGTAATGGCGAACAACTATAA
- the rhuM gene encoding RhuM family protein — MVCAEIAHTTQHGAIAGKTQTSKVKYYNLDAIISIGYQVNSQKATKFRMWATEILKEYIQKGYKIDVGRMKQGEKMYKI, encoded by the coding sequence ATGGTATGTGCAGAAATTGCACACACCACTCAACACGGAGCAATCGCAGGGAAAACTCAAACTAGTAAAGTTAAATACTACAATTTAGACGCAATTATTTCTATTGGCTACCAGGTTAACTCACAAAAAGCTACTAAATTCCGGATGTGGGCGACAGAAATTTTGAAAGAGTATATTCAAAAAGGTTACAAAATTGATGTTGGTCGAATGAAGCAAGGAGAAAAAATGTATAAAATATAG
- a CDS encoding Abi family protein, which translates to MRTSKSYSKSVYYSGTEKLKMKQRVEFEILPKVKLKKALTVDEQISYMEYKGIKFNMTSKQEAKKILENLNYYFKVSVYRKFFNKNNASGYDLLDFKMLTDLASIDMGVRYFLLQLTLDVEHAAKVALINDLTKNSRVDEYLIVTQFKNTDKNYFKMISKRFSGTKYMKDFHDKRRDQISFWVLIELLDMGGLVKFLKFYVNNPIYNTKPIAINVKNASSLLVYTKNIRNCTAHSNPFIYNIFERRVPASNQLVSYANVMGIDSNTVRYDKVNDLVSLFHLHKYLCSEELSGRRKREGLELVKRSKRLGVYYKGNVKLEKTVEIFNILLDCLN; encoded by the coding sequence ATGAGAACATCAAAGTCATATTCAAAGTCAGTTTATTATTCAGGCACAGAAAAATTAAAAATGAAACAACGAGTTGAATTTGAAATATTGCCTAAAGTGAAGTTGAAGAAAGCTCTTACGGTGGATGAACAAATTAGTTATATGGAATATAAAGGCATCAAGTTTAATATGACGAGCAAGCAAGAAGCTAAGAAAATACTAGAAAATTTGAATTATTATTTTAAAGTATCTGTCTATAGAAAATTCTTTAATAAGAACAATGCTAGTGGATATGACTTGTTGGATTTCAAGATGCTGACGGATTTAGCTTCTATCGATATGGGAGTCAGGTACTTTTTATTGCAATTGACTTTGGATGTCGAACATGCTGCAAAGGTAGCTTTAATCAATGATTTAACTAAAAATTCTAGAGTAGATGAGTATTTAATTGTGACCCAGTTTAAAAATACGGACAAAAATTATTTTAAAATGATCTCAAAAAGATTTTCTGGAACGAAATATATGAAAGACTTTCATGATAAACGAAGAGATCAAATATCCTTTTGGGTTTTGATAGAGTTACTTGATATGGGTGGTTTAGTTAAATTTTTAAAATTCTATGTAAATAATCCAATATATAACACAAAGCCGATTGCGATAAATGTTAAAAATGCTAGTAGTCTATTGGTGTATACAAAAAATATAAGAAATTGTACAGCACATAGTAATCCTTTTATCTACAACATTTTTGAAAGACGAGTCCCTGCAAGTAATCAATTGGTATCCTATGCGAATGTGATGGGAATTGATAGTAATACAGTTAGATATGACAAGGTGAATGATTTGGTATCATTGTTTCATCTGCATAAGTATTTATGTAGTGAGGAGTTAAGTGGTAGAAGAAAAAGGGAAGGTTTAGAGTTAGTTAAACGAAGTAAACGACTAGGAGTCTATTATAAAGGAAATGTTAAACTAGAGAAAACAGTTGAAATTTTTAATATTTTACTTGATTGTTTAAATTGA
- a CDS encoding IS256 family transposase, producing the protein MTKKKKDQKSAKLAQSIIDAYQPESVEDMQEALKDVFGPMFEAMLRGELDNHLGYENQSRQEKETQNRRNGYGNKKLKTSFGELDIQVPRDRDASFEPEIIPKRSRDVSSIEGKVLSMYAKGMSQRDIASTIEDIYGFTISHDMVSDITDQILPELEEWQIRPLAKCYAFLFVDCMYVTLRENYEVKECAVYTILGYDLKGNKEILGIWLNQTESKNRWMQIFDEIKERGVEDILFISMDGVSGLENGAKAIFPGVVVQRCLVHLVRNALRYVPSKSYKEVCKDMKSFYSASSLKAAQTAFDTFQTKWVVYPGAIDVWKRNFHHVEQLFDYGSAIRKIMYTTNAVESVHSSFRKVTKKGAFPNENALLKLLYLRVKELQSKWEGGHVHNWAMVLNQLTVNDSFSKRVEKYNRY; encoded by the coding sequence GTGACGAAAAAGAAAAAAGATCAAAAATCAGCGAAGTTAGCTCAATCAATTATTGATGCCTATCAACCAGAATCGGTTGAAGACATGCAAGAAGCCCTAAAAGATGTTTTCGGACCGATGTTTGAAGCAATGCTACGTGGAGAATTAGATAATCATTTAGGTTATGAGAATCAGTCAAGACAAGAAAAAGAAACTCAAAACAGACGGAATGGATATGGAAATAAAAAGTTAAAAACAAGTTTTGGTGAATTAGACATTCAGGTTCCTAGAGATAGAGACGCTTCTTTTGAGCCAGAAATCATTCCTAAAAGAAGCAGAGACGTTTCAAGTATTGAAGGAAAAGTTCTTTCTATGTATGCCAAAGGCATGAGTCAACGAGATATTGCCTCGACAATTGAAGATATTTATGGTTTTACTATTTCTCATGATATGGTGTCGGATATCACAGATCAAATATTACCAGAACTTGAGGAATGGCAAATCAGGCCTCTGGCCAAATGCTATGCTTTCTTGTTCGTCGATTGTATGTATGTCACTCTAAGAGAAAATTATGAAGTGAAAGAATGTGCGGTGTATACAATTCTTGGTTATGATTTAAAAGGAAATAAAGAAATTCTAGGTATTTGGCTAAATCAAACAGAATCGAAAAATAGATGGATGCAGATTTTTGATGAGATTAAAGAACGTGGTGTTGAAGATATTCTTTTTATTTCAATGGATGGTGTATCAGGGCTTGAGAATGGAGCCAAGGCTATTTTCCCAGGTGTTGTTGTTCAACGTTGTCTGGTCCATTTAGTTAGAAATGCCCTTCGTTATGTGCCAAGTAAAAGTTATAAAGAGGTTTGTAAGGATATGAAGTCTTTTTACAGTGCCTCCTCTTTAAAAGCGGCTCAAACAGCTTTTGATACCTTTCAAACAAAGTGGGTAGTCTATCCTGGAGCTATTGATGTTTGGAAAAGAAATTTCCACCATGTCGAACAATTATTTGATTACGGCTCAGCTATTCGAAAAATAATGTACACGACAAATGCTGTAGAAAGTGTTCACTCTAGTTTCCGCAAGGTAACTAAAAAAGGAGCTTTCCCTAATGAGAATGCCCTTCTTAAGCTATTATATCTTCGAGTGAAAGAACTTCAAAGTAAATGGGAAGGTGGGCATGTTCATAATTGGGCTATGGTGCTTAACCAATTAACGGTCAACGACTCTTTTTCAAAACGTGTCGAAAAATATAATCGTTACTAA
- a CDS encoding helix-turn-helix domain-containing protein, translating into MIFGLEIAKRIRELRIQQNITQEALANKAGIDSSFLGRIERGQNPNLQVDTLDKIITSLNVDYITFFSFNSSENEKVKLMNKLSLVANEDELLIIFNNIESVI; encoded by the coding sequence ATGATCTTTGGTTTAGAAATTGCAAAACGAATACGGGAGTTGCGAATACAACAAAATATAACACAAGAAGCACTAGCAAATAAGGCAGGAATTGACAGTAGTTTTTTAGGGCGTATTGAGAGAGGACAAAATCCAAATTTACAAGTTGATACATTAGATAAAATCATTACGTCATTAAATGTTGATTACATAACTTTCTTTTCTTTTAATAGTTCTGAAAATGAAAAAGTGAAATTGATGAACAAGCTCTCATTAGTCGCTAATGAAGACGAACTGTTGATTATTTTTAACAACATCGAGAGTGTAATATAA